In one window of Nakamurella sp. PAMC28650 DNA:
- a CDS encoding IS3 family transposase: MSRKYAFIASEEGHYPLHLMFRWAKVSKSGFYEWKGRGPSYTSRRRTHLARLITALFEASDGTYGYRRVHADLLRSGYWADDDTVRQIMRELDLVPCQPRPFRPVTTIAGDTGQTPDLVKRHFNAVVPGTKLVGDITYIPTWEGWLYLATVLDCATKKVVGYAMADHMRASLVVDALKMAARNVRIVPDVSIFQALVTFSWVV; this comes from the coding sequence GTGAGCAGAAAGTATGCATTCATTGCGAGTGAAGAAGGCCACTACCCGCTGCACCTGATGTTCCGCTGGGCGAAGGTGTCGAAGTCCGGCTTCTACGAGTGGAAGGGTCGCGGGCCGTCCTACACCAGCCGGCGCCGCACCCATCTTGCTCGGCTGATCACGGCGTTGTTCGAGGCCTCCGATGGGACCTACGGCTACCGTCGGGTACACGCTGACCTGCTGCGATCGGGCTATTGGGCTGATGACGACACGGTCCGGCAGATCATGCGGGAGCTCGACCTGGTGCCATGCCAGCCCCGTCCGTTTCGGCCGGTCACTACCATCGCCGGCGACACCGGTCAGACCCCTGACCTGGTAAAACGGCACTTCAACGCGGTCGTGCCGGGTACGAAGCTGGTCGGTGACATCACCTATATCCCGACCTGGGAGGGCTGGCTGTACTTGGCGACCGTGCTGGACTGCGCTACGAAGAAAGTCGTCGGCTACGCAATGGCAGATCACATGCGGGCATCGCTGGTGGTTGACGCTCTGAAAATGGCCGCACGTAATGTCAGGATTGTTCCCGATGTCAGCATATTTCAGGCTCTTGTGACGTTCTCGTGGGTGGTTTGA